Proteins encoded together in one Glandiceps talaboti chromosome 11, keGlaTala1.1, whole genome shotgun sequence window:
- the LOC144442751 gene encoding 5'-nucleotidase domain-containing protein 3-like, translating into MAAAMNISGPQLFRHFNRIHRGILLVSQHQLYVRVGTNVLLRQQGRSYQTEAPKIGESELWKKYQETKSWCKEKAHAPLVNPTAVFANNEISLADIDVYGFDYDYTLATYTEDLHHLIYKLAKDVLIKLKKYPEDIADLPYQPNFAVRGLHYDVTKGLLMKVDSFHYIQLGTVHRGLTAVSDEEVNRIYDGTHIPLSQMNSFHGSGANLRQMMDLFSIPEMTLLANIIEYFSEKNIPYDPEYLFVDIHDAVKSVHYSGAMHRTVGNAIAKYLESGKEVSELLRRLVSMGKKLFLVTNSAYSFVEKGMNFIIGPDWLDLFEIVVTNARKPHFFSDSNRPFRHFDRHKKSPQWQKVFEFKKGQVYLEGNLEQLHLMTGWVGSSVLYFGDHVYSDLADPCLRHGWRTGAIIPELEPEINTMNSSEFKETVTWLVGLQNLIENEQIHDSPECQAVIQEWLEERNQLRVKAKEVFNPQFGSLFRTYHNPTYFSRRLSRFADLYTSDIVNLLHYPTNFTFYPRRSALPHENYYSAGVSYHNGAVNQ; encoded by the exons atgGCGGCTGCCATGAATATTTCGGGGCCGCAGTTGTTTCGACATTTTAATCGAATTCACCGAGGTATATTGTTAGTTTCACAACATCAGCTATATGTACGGGTAGGCACTAATGTTCTGCTGCGACAACAAGGTAGATCATATCAAACAGAGGCTCCGAAAATTGGTGAGAGCGAACTTTGGAAAAAATACCAAGAGACGAAGAGTTGGTGCAAAGAGAAAG CCCATGCTCCATTGGTCAACCCAACAGCAGTGTTTGCAAACAATGAGATCAGTCTAGCTGATATTGATGTCTATGGGTTTGATTATGACTACACATTGGCTACCTACACTGAAGATCTCCATCATCTGATATATAAACTGGCAAAAGATGTACTTATCAAGTTGAAAAAG TACCCTGAAGATATTGCAGATCTTCCATATCAACCAAACTTTGCTGTCAGAGGTCTTCATTATGATGTTACTAAG GGTTTATTAATGAAAGTAGATTCATTCCATTATATTCAACTGGGTACGGTTCACAG GGGTTTAACTGCTGTGTCAGATGAAGAAGTGAACAGGATTTATGATGGTACTCATATACCACTCAGTCAGATGAATTCTTTTCATGGATCA GGTGCTAATCTCAGGCAAATGATGGATCTCTTCTCCATACCAGAAATGACACTGCTAGCCAATATTATTGAG TATTTCTCAGAAAAGAATATACCATATGATCCTGaatatttgtttgttgatattcac GATGCAGTGAAAAGTGTACACTATTCTGGAGCCATGCATAGGACTGTTGGAAATGCTATAG CTAAGTATCTGGAGAGTGGTAAAGAGGTGTCTGAACTTCTCAGAAGACTTGTTAGTATGGGAAAGAAGTTATTCCTAGTAACTAACAGTGCATATAGTTTTGT AGAGAAGGGTATGAATTTTATAATTGGACCAGACTGGCTGGATTTGTTTGAGATTGTGGTAACTAATGCAAGAAAACCACACTTCTTTAGTGACAGTAATAG ACCATTTCGTCACTTTGACAGACACAAGAAGAGTCCACAATGGCAGAAGGTTTTCGAGTTTAAAAAGGGACAAGTGTACCTAGAG GGAAATCTTGAACAACTCCATCTGATGACTGGCTGGGTAGGTTCATCGGTGTTGTACTTTGGGGACCATGTGTATAGTGATTTAGCTGATCCATGTTTGAGACATGGATGGAGAACTGGTGCTATCATTCCAGAATTAGAG CCTGAAATCAATACTATGAATTCATCAGAATTTAAAGAAACAGTCACTTGGTTAGTGGGGCTGCAGAATCTTATTGAAAATGAACAG ATACATGACAGTCCAGAGTGTCAAGCGGTGATTCAAGAATGGCTCGAGGAAAGAAATCAACTGAG GGTGAAAGCCAAAGAGGTGTTCAATCCACAGTTTGGAAGTCTGTTCCGTACCTATCACAACCCAACGTACTTCTCTAGAAGACTGTCTAGATTTGCAGACTTGTATACGTCTGACATTGTCAATCTTCTACATTACCCGACCAACTTTACGTTTTATCCAAGGAGATCTGCCCTCCCACATGAGAACTACTACAGTGCAGGGGTATCCTATCACAATGGGGCTGTGAACCAGTAA